A single region of the Fusarium fujikuroi IMI 58289 draft genome, chromosome FFUJ_chr05 genome encodes:
- a CDS encoding related to 5-oxoprolinase, with translation MTATSQRGIRIAIDRGGTFTDCVGESNGKEIIIKLLSEDPANYKDAPLEGIRRIMSHFLGRDIPRGEALDTSQIDSIRMGTTVATNALLERKGEKIAMVVTKGFKDCLTIGNQSRPKIFDLAIRKPDVLYEKVIEIDERVTLEDYAEDPERTQTEAEARVGTKEAEGKALVRGLSGETVRILKKAEQEDIRSKLKSVYDKGIRSIAVCLMHGYTYPDHEALIGRIAKDIGFQHISLSHELMPMIKLVSRATSVCADAYLTPAIRKYIDGFQAGFEGGLGTRSVKEEKGAKGARCEFMQSDGGLVDVEKFTGLKAILSGPAGGVVGYAITSYDEETKTPVIGFDMGGTSTDVSRYGEGRYEHVFETTTAGVTIQSPQLDINTVAAGGGSRLFFRNGLFVVGPESAGAHPGPACYRKGGPATVTDANLVLGRLLPEFFPKIFGENEDQGLDIEASRKVLQELADQVNRENNKNLTVDEVAFGFLTVANETMTRPIRSITEAKGHDSSKHRLATFGGAGGQHAVAIAESLGIQQILVHRYSSVLSAYGMALADVVDERQEPDSSVWRDDDKTVDELKKKMEKLKDQSRNSLQDQGFQEDEIAFEEYLNMRYRGTESALMIVRPTPEEAKEHFDGREWDFGQAFVKQHRYEFGFTLDERDIIVDDVRVRGIGKSFRHQDDTVDKQLKELKQQKVSDKKKIDSQQVYFEGGRKETPIFKLEDLDTGDSIPGPAMLADGTQTIVVTPKATAIILKTHVVINLEKEGAKSESAKSSEDREVDPIMLSIFGHRFMAIAEQMGRALQKTSVSTNVKERLDFSCAIFDATGGLVANAPHLPVHLGSMSTCVRRQAEIWKGRLKKGDVIISNHPSYGGTHLPDVTLLMPAFDEKGENILFYAASRAHHADIGGISAGSMPPHSRELYQEGASIRSEKLVSGGKFDEKRVVELFYEEPAKYPGCSGTRCLADNINDLRAQVSANQKGISLIETLIAEYGEETVQFYMVHIQNNAEQCVHRLLKDVYKRFEGRDLSAVDFMDDGSPIRLKIRIDPEKGEAEFDFSGTGPEVYGNINAPQAITFSAIIYCLRCLISEDIPLNQGCLKPIHVKIPPKSILSPSPGAAVVGGNVLTSQRITDVIFKAFQACAASQGCCNNLTFGFGGNQDGAEAVKGFGYYETIAGGSGAGSDWEGTSGVHCHMTNTRITDSEIFERRYPVLLREFSIRSGSGGRGQHRGGDGVIRDIEFRIPLQVSILSERRVYRPYGLNGGGDGECGLNLWVRNVEKANWQTSLKQFHTKEDAGEVEYEERRINMGAKNTAAMKAGDRIIICTPGGGAWGAEGSESVARKKIDHTEGWRKGSGSTRDETALQA, from the exons ATGACAGCAACATCACAGCGCGGTATTAGAATCGCTATTGACAGAGGTGGAACTTTCACCGACTGTGTAGGAGAGAGCAATGGGAAGGAAATtatcatcaagcttctgtCCGAAGACCCGGCCAACTACAAGGATGCCCCGCTTGAGGGTATTCGGCGCATCATGAGCCACTTCCTCGGTAGAGATATTCCTCGAGGCGAAGCTTTGGACACTTCTCAGATTGATTCGATCCGGATGGGAACAACTGTCGCCACAAACGCCTTGCTCGAGAGAAAGGGAGAAAAAATCGCCATGGTCGTTACCAAGGGTTTCAAGGACTGTCTGACCATCGGAAATCAGTCGAGGCCCAAAATCTTTGACCTTGCAATTCGGAAGCCCGACGTCTTATATGAGAAAGTTATTGAGATTGACGAGCGGGTAACACTCGAAGATTACGCTGAGGACCCCGAAAGAACGCAAACAGAAGCAGAGGCTCGAGTCGGCACCAAAGAAGCCGAAGGCAAGGCTCTTGTTCGAGGGTTGTCTGGAGAAACAGTCAGAATCCTCAAAAAAGCCGAACAAGAAGACATTCgatcgaagctcaagagtGTCTACGACAAAGGCATTCGCAGCATTGCTGTTTGTCTGATGCACGGCTACACCTATCCTGACCATGAAGCTCTGATTGGGCGGATAGCTAAGGATATCGGCTTCCAACATATATCACTAAGCCACGAACTCATGCCTATGATAAAACTGGTTTCACGAGCTACATCTGTCTGTGCTGATGCTTATCTCACACCGGCTATCCGCAAGTACATTGATGGCTTCCAGGCTGGGTTTGAAGGCGGCCTTGGAACTCGTAGtgtgaaggaggagaagggtgCTAAGGGAGCGAGATGCGAGTTTATGCAGAGTGATGGTGGTCTTGTCGACGTGGAAAAGTTCACAGGACTCAAGGCAATCTTATCAGGCCCTGCAGGGGGTGTCGTGGGATACGCTATCACTTCgtatgatgaagaaacaaaGACACCGGTCATCGGCTTCGATATG GGTGGCACAAGCACTGATGTTTCGAGATATGGCGAAGGCCGTTACGAACATGTGTTCGAGACAACAACTGCTGGCGTTACAATTCAGTCACCGCAACTCGACATCAATACGGTCGCTGCTGGTGGCGGCTCTCGCCTCTTTTTCAGGAATGGACTTTTCGTTGTTGGACCTGAGTCCGCAGGCGCTCATCCAGGTCCTGCATGTTACCGTAAAGGAGGTCCAGCCACCGTCACAGATGCAAATTTGGTACTTGGCCGCCTACTTCCTGAATTCTTCCCCAAGATTTTTGGAGAGAATGAGGACCAGGGGTTGGATATCGAGGCCAGCCGAAAAGTGCTTCAGGAGCTCGCAGATCAAGTGAACCGGGAGAATAACAAAAACCTGACGGTAGACGAGGTTGCATTTGGATTCTTGACCGTGGCTAATGAGACAATGACTCGCCCCATCCGGTCGATTACCGAAGCCAAGGGACACGATTCTTCAAAGCATCGACTTGCAACATTTGGCGGTGCTGGAGGTCAGCACGCTGTAGCCATTGCAGAGTCCCTGGGCATTCAGCAAATTCTGGTTCATCGATATTCTTCAGTTCTTTCCGCATACGGCATGGCTTTAGCAGATGTCGTTGACGAACGACAAGAGCCCGATTCCTCAGTATGGAGGGACGACGACAAGACAGTTGATgaactgaagaagaaaatggaGAAGCTAAAGGACCAGTCACGAAACTCCCtacaagatcaaggcttccaagaagatgaaattgCGTTTGAAGAATACCTCAACATGAGATACCGCGGCACTGAGTCAGCCCTCATGATCGTCAGACCGACGCctgaagaggccaaggaACATTTCGATGGGAGAGAATGGGATTTTGGCCAAGCCTTTGTGAAGCAGCACCGCTATGAATTCGGTTTCACGCTTGACGAGCGAGACAtcatcgttgatgatgtcCGTGTTCGTGGTATCGGCAAGAGTTTCCGACACCAAGATGATACTGTTGACAAGCAACTCAAGGAACTAAAGCAGCAGAAGGTTtccgacaagaagaagattgacAGCCAGCAGGTATACTTTGAGGGTGGTAGGAAGGAAACCCCTATATTCAAACTTGAAGATCTAGATACTGGCGATTCTATCCCTGGACCAGCCATGCTTGCCGATGGTACTCAAACGATCGTTGTAACACCAAAGGCAACCGCGATTATTCTCAAGACTCATGTAGTCATTAATCTGGAGAAAGAGGGGGCAAAGTCCGA GTCTGCCAAATCATCTGAGGATCGTGAGGTTGATCCCATCATGCTTAGTATTTTTGGTCATCGATTTATGGCAATCGCTGAGCAGATGGGACGTGCCCTACAAAAGACTAGTGTTAGCACAAATGTCAAAGAGCGACTTGACTTTTCGTGTGCCATTTTCGATGCCACAGGCGGCCTTGTAGCCAACGCTCCTCACCTACCTGTCCATCTTGGTTCGATGTCTACTTGTGTACGACGCCAGGCTGAGATTTGGAAAGGAAGGCTGAAGAAGGGCGATGTCATAATCTCTAATCACCCTTCGTATGGAGGAACTCATCTTCCGGATGTGACCTTATTGATGCCAGCGTTTGATGAGAAGGGAGAAAACATCCTCTTCTACGCTGCGTCTCGAGCTCACCATGCTGATATTGGCGGTATCAGCGCCGGAAGCATGCCCCCTCACTCGCGAGAGCTCTACCAAGAGGGCGCCTCCATCAGAAGTGAGAAGCTTGTGAGTGGTGGCAAGTTCGATGAAAAACGAGTTGTCGAGTTGTTCTATGAAGAACCCGCCAAGTATCCAGGCTGCAGTGGAACCCGTTGTCTGGCTGACAACATCAACGACTTGAGAGCTCAAGTCTCGGCTAATCAAAAGGGAATCTCACTTATTGAGACTCTGATTGCAGAGTATGGCGAGGAGACAGTGCAGTTCTATATGGTTCATATCCAGAACAATGCCGAGCAGTGTGTGCACCGACTACTCAAAGATGTTTACAAGCGATTCGAAGGCAGAGACCTCTCGGCAGTTGACTTTATGGACGACGGTTCTCCCATTCGATTGAAAATCCGCATTGACCCAGAAAAGGGTGAAGCGGAATTTGATTTCTCGGGTACTGGCCCCGAAGTCTACGGAAATATCAACGCCCCCCAGGCCATCACATTCAGTGCCATTATTTACTgtttgagatgcttgattTCCGAAGACATCCCACTCAACCAAGGATGCTTGAAGCCGATTCATGTCAAGATCCCCCCCAAGTCCATCCTGTCGCCGTCGCCAGGGGCTGCGGTAGTGGGAGGCAATGTCCTTACCAGTCAACGCATCACGGATGTTATTTTCAAAGCATTCCAGGCTTGTGCTGCCAGCCAGGGATGCTGTAACAACTTGACTTTCGGGTTTGGCGGGAACCAAGACGGCGCCGAAGCTGTCAAGGGGTTCGGATACTACGAGACGATTGCTGGCGGAAGTGGTGCGGGTTCTGACTGGGAGGGAACCAGTGGTGTTCACTGTCATATGACAAACACTCGAATCACAGATTCGGAAATTTTTGAACGTCGTTATCCTGTACTTCTCCGTGAGTTCTCTATTCGGTCCGGTTCAGGAGGGCGAGGCCAGCATCGTGGTGGTGACGGCGTCATCCGTGACATTGAGTTCCGGATCCCCCTTCAAGTGTCTATCCTCAGTGAGCGTCGCGTCTATCGCCCGTATGGGCTAAATGGTGGCGGCGATGGAGAATGTGGTCTGAACCTATGGGTGCGCAACGTTGAAAAGGCCAACTGGCAGACTTCTCTGAAACAGTTTCACACAAAGGAAGATGCAGGGGAGGTTGAATACGAGGAGCGACGTATCAACATGGGGGCTAAAAACACAGCTGCTATGAAGGCTGGAGATCGTATCATTATCTGCACACCTGGAGGAGGTGCATGGGGAGCTGAGGGGTCTGAGAGTGTGGCTAGAAAGAAGATTGACCATACTGAGGGCTGGAGGAAGGGTAGTGGTAGCACAAGGGATGAGACTGCACTCCAGGCTTAG